GGAGTCTCAAACCCAACCTTGCGAACTGCATTGACAATGTCATCCGGCAGCTCGAGCTCATCGAAGCCGACGGTGTCGTCATCGTTGTCGTGTTTGTTCTTTTCGGCCTTCTTTTCGGCCTCGGCAGTCTTTTCTACCTTCTCGGTCTTTTCCTCAGCGGCCTTCTCTCCGGCCACTGGTGCTTCCCCGGCCACTACATCCTCGGCCTTCACAATTGCGTCCTCGCGCTGGTTTTCGCGCTGATCCTCGCGATTTTCCTCGACGCTGCCATTCATTTCATTATTAGCCATTTGGGGCTCTTCCTGGGCCTTTTCGCCCGCACACTCAATATTCAACAGTTGATTACTCACAGTTGGGTCGCACATACATGACCCGCCCAATTTACGTTCTTGTTTTCAGTGCTCTCACGTCGGAATTGCGATGACATCGCTTCTCTTGCACATACTTCGAAAAATTGCGCCCAAACCCAATTCAGCTTTTACTTCCGAGGAGGGGCGCCCATCATGCACTATGCACTCTCAAGCGTTTCACCAGCGAATTTATACCGCTGCCAGATTCTCTGCGACATTGTCGTCAGGATTTCACACCGACTGCCCAGACTACGCCACCGTCGGTCAAAAAACCATTTCCCGTTAGCAAGGCCACAACACTAGGTGGTCGATTTCTTGGATGAGGCCCGGCGCTGGGGCCGACGTCAAACGAGCACATTGCACCCACTTCGGGGTATCTATTTTGCAATTGCATGGGGTGAGGTAGTTAACATTTTCCCTACACGTTTGTACACATATCTGCTATTTTCCGCCGTGGAACACCCACCGTTCGGCGGATTTTTGCAATTTCGCAACGTATAAACCCAAGGTCGCTAGAGAATGTCCAGCAATAACAACGCACCAGAAACGCAGCTGTCTTCGCCCCGACAGTCCCCGCTAAAACCACATTCTCCCGAGGAGATTTCTGGGAATGGCAAGCAGGAAAATAAGGCACCGTCGAAGCTCTCGGCGATAATTGAGGTTCTCGGATTTCCGGGCTTTATTTTGGCGGGTTCGGCGCTGGCATTCTTCTTCCCCGCCCCGTTTACTCCGCTGACGGACTACATCACATATTTCCTGATGATCATCATGTTCGCGATGGGCCTCACCCTGACCATTCCGGACTTTAAGCAGGTCGCTAAGCGCCCGTTGGCGATTCTCGTCGGCGTCATTGCGCAGTTTGTCATCATGCCGCTGCTAGCAATTGCCGTGGCGAAAGTGCTCGGGCTTAACCCGGCGCTGGCCGTCGGTCTGCTGATGCTGGGCTCCGTCCCAGGCGGCACCTCATCGAACGTCATCGCTTACCTGGCACGCGGTGATGTCGCGCTGTCCGTCGCTATGACCAGCGTGTCGACGCTGGTCTCGCCGATTATGACGCCGTTTCTCATGCTCGTGCTTGCCGACGCGCACACGGAGGTCGACGGCCTCGGGATGGCGTGGAGCCTCTGCCAGACAGTCCTCCTGCCTGTGGTTGGTGGCCTGATCATTCGCTTTGTGGCCGACTCGTTTATTAATAAAATCCTGCCGATTCTGCCGTGGATTTCCATCCTCGGTATCGGCGGCGTGGTCTTCGGTGCCGTGGCCAAGAATGCGGAGAGCCTGGCGCACATTGGCCTCATTGTGTTTGTGGCTGTAATCATCCACAACGTGCTGGGCTACGTGCTCGGCTTCTTTGCAGGCCAGCTGGTCGGGATGCCGACTGCGGGCAAGCGCACGGTGGCCGTGGAGGTCGGTACGCAATCCGAGGGTCTGTCTTCCGGTATGGCGGCGAAGTTCTTTACCCCAGAGGCCGCGCTTCCTGGCGCGGTGGCCGCGGTGGTGCACAACATTACTGGCGCTATCTATGTGACTATTTGCCGAAAGCTCGATGAAGGCAAGGAATCTAGCAAATCCGCTTCTGTTTAAGCTGTTTTCGCTTTGGCTTCTTTTGCTCCGCTGTTCGACGAGTGGGCTGGTAGAGTCTCGCGCCCGAATATCCAGCCCACCATCGCGACCAGCGAGATGACACCGCAAACAAGGAATCCGGCCTTGAACCCTGCGGCATCCACGATTGCGCCGACAATCAGCGGGCCGGAGATCGCTCCGAAGTCCTGAGCCATTTGGAAATTGGCGAGCACCTTTCCACCTTGGCGGTTGGCGCCGATGACGTCGGCAAGCACGGCCTGCTGCGATGGATTAATCATGCCAGCGCCGAAGCCGGCGAGGACTGAGAGAATCAGTAGCGGAATGGCGCCGCTGCTAAATCCGATTGCGCCAGTGAATACGCCGTTGATAAACAGGCCTGTGATGAGCAGTGGACGACGGCCGATGCGGTCGGACAAACGACCGGAAAACTGAAGTGCCGTAACATTGCCGAGCGCGAAGGCCGTCAGCGCGAAACCAGCTGTGGCAGTGGCAGCTACTGCCACATCGCTGCCCGGTTCTGGGGCGCCGACATGGGAGAACGTTGCCGCAGCGAACAGCGGGACAATCGCGACGCGCACGCCGAAGTTCGACCAACCGTTGGCGAAGGCTCCGACTAGTGCGCTTCGATATGCCGAGTCCCGGATTGCCTCGGAGAACTTCAGCACTGGA
The nucleotide sequence above comes from Corynebacterium amycolatum. Encoded proteins:
- a CDS encoding bile acid:sodium symporter family protein, which codes for MSSNNNAPETQLSSPRQSPLKPHSPEEISGNGKQENKAPSKLSAIIEVLGFPGFILAGSALAFFFPAPFTPLTDYITYFLMIIMFAMGLTLTIPDFKQVAKRPLAILVGVIAQFVIMPLLAIAVAKVLGLNPALAVGLLMLGSVPGGTSSNVIAYLARGDVALSVAMTSVSTLVSPIMTPFLMLVLADAHTEVDGLGMAWSLCQTVLLPVVGGLIIRFVADSFINKILPILPWISILGIGGVVFGAVAKNAESLAHIGLIVFVAVIIHNVLGYVLGFFAGQLVGMPTAGKRTVAVEVGTQSEGLSSGMAAKFFTPEAALPGAVAAVVHNITGAIYVTICRKLDEGKESSKSASV